A DNA window from Rhizobium sp. NXC14 contains the following coding sequences:
- a CDS encoding DUF2160 family membrane protein, with amino-acid sequence MMAGVQPQKTQRDGFLPIRTNGFDRGFISVVILILVHLLWMRFLEGVLPLWVATVLCLALAVFIIRKG; translated from the coding sequence ATGATGGCTGGCGTTCAACCCCAGAAAACCCAACGCGACGGATTCCTGCCTATCCGAACCAACGGCTTCGACAGGGGCTTCATCTCGGTCGTGATCCTAATCCTAGTGCATCTTCTCTGGATGCGCTTCCTGGAGGGCGTATTGCCCCTATGGGTGGCGACGGTGCTCTGCCTGGCGCTCGCCGTGTTCATTATCCGAAAGGGCTGA